The Oncorhynchus kisutch isolate 150728-3 unplaced genomic scaffold, Okis_V2 Okis01b-Okis20b_hom, whole genome shotgun sequence genome contains the following window.
ctactactactaccaccgctactactaccactaccaccaccacctctactactactaccaccaccacctctactactactaccaccaacaccaccactactactactattgttactactactgctagtattgctactgctactaccaccaccaccactactactaccactaccaccaccaccactgctactactaccactgctactactactactaccactgctactattaccactaccaccaccacctctactactactaccaccaccacctctactactactaccaccaacaccaccactactactaccaccaacaccaccactactatcaccactactactactactaccaccaccaccaccactgctacTACCACCGCCGCcaccgccaccgccaccaccaccagttACCTGGAAGCCAGACAAGTCTATCCCAGACAGATTCTTCACCACCATTGTCTTTCAGAAGAAGATTAACTTGCTCAACAACAGTTTGTATGAACAACTGAAATGTTGGGAAGTAGTTTTCATAGGATTCAAAATCCACAAATTCTGCATCCTGGTAGAAAGATAAAGTGTTAGTCTATcaataggtttcttcctaggtattggcctttctagggagtttttcctagccaccgtgcttctccacctgcattgcttgctgtttggggttttaggctgggtttctgtacagcactttgagatatcagctgatgtacgaagggctatataaataaatttgatttgatttgatttgatatcaattacataataatacaaaatataaaGGTAACATCATCATAAGATCATGTTCATGTGCAAGcaatgtctcttctctctctagctcAGATATCACCTTTGGTTGAATTAGATATTCATCTGTAAGATCTGTGAAGAGCTCGTATTCTTTATTTGGAGTTAGTTGGCAGCGAGGATTTGTTTCAATATAGATGTATTTGTCTCCATTCCTTCGTTTCCACTCCTCCTGCACCTTGTTTTCACAAAATCACATGTTATTATTTGTTTACATCAGAAAACATTGTCCAAGCAATAACATTAACAAAACATGAATTCATGGTTTAATGTCCTGTGTGCTTGATTGAATTCAGCCAAAGTATTGTTGACATTTCAGATGGTCTTACCTCCCTGATCACAACATTTCTGGGAAGCAACAACACATTCAGGATGGACCTCTTTTTAGGAACAACTGGGGGCTTGTAGAACAACAAGACAAGTGCTCTTATAGGAACGGTGGGAGAGTCTTCATCCTTGACTTCACCATAAGCAGAGAATCCACTGATGTTTATTATGACATGTGTTTCTGTTGTCTCAAGAGGAGGAAGAAActcaatgatgtcatcatcagtCACATGGGCTACAGACAGGAAGTCACATCCACCACCTGGGAAAGACAAACATAACATTGCTGAGACTGTAgtagaaaataaaatacacaataatTAGTAAATAAATAAGCAAATAACGAAAATGTTATTTCAGAAGAGTCCTGAAACATGAAAAGTGAAATTAACCCTTCATGATATTATTACTCACTATTGTAGATCTCACAGTGGGGGAGGTGTAGTTGACAGACAGACCCCTTAAGGCATGTAAACATGAACAGGGGTCCTGCAGGTCTCTTGCCTCTCTGGGATAGAAGCCTCATGTCCCAGTGCACTGTCCTATAGagcacctctccctctccctccatcctgaaCACCAGGCCTGTTATACTGCACTGGAACAGACCTGCACTGGGGCACTGGAACCTGTAGAACAAACAAGGATTTAATTTTGTGAGATTTTCCTGAAATTAAGGTTTTATACAAACTACCAATGATAACATTAAATATATCAAGTTACCGGTATTCTCCCCTGTTGTCCTGATCGTGGATTTCAGGTGTAAATTCTTCTGGAGAACTCTAAAATGTAGAAACAATAGATACTGTATTTCAACCAATATTGTGAAGAAtagtttttaaattaaaatgttctCTCTTTCCAGTGAGGGTCTTTTACCATGTGATGGTGATCCAGGAAGGGAGGAGAATCTAAAGAGAACCAGAAACATCAATCATCATGTTTTACTATACAACTTCAACTTCATCATTGTTCCAGATTAAGATGTTACTGTATAGCTGTTACCATTTTCACTTCTCAACTCCTCATCATCAATCCTCTGGGTGTTCTCCTGGGTGTTCTCCTGTGTGTTCAcagatacctctgtgttgagacTATTAGCCATCTCCAGTTGGCTCCCTGGGATGGTTGAAAAGTCCATCTCTAGCTTTGGGGTTTTCTAGATTCAAATCAACAGAATAGATAGAAACATACTTCTATAACAGCGACATGTTCTATATTAATCTGACCTGTCCTCTGTTCTATTGTGAACATGTTGGTCACCATGGCAGCAGAGAGAAGGGCAGGGACAATCAGGCACCTTAAGTTTGATGAGGAACGGGGCTCTGCCAAGGAATGGGACACAATGCTCCTCAATCTTTTCGCCCCTGGAAACTAGACCAGGCCAGGATGGTTCCTCACTTGTTCTCTTTTTCTTTCCTGCAGTggtctcacacacagagagagagagacagagagagagacagacacagacagagagagagagagacagagagagagacagagagacagagacacagacagagagagagagagacagagagacagagagagagacagagagagagagagagagagagagagagagagattaaagtgtTGTTAGCTGGTTAACATACCAACAGGCTAGTGTAATAGTCAGTTTAGAAACAGTCTGTGCGGGATCTTTGTGTGAATCTCTATCACTCAATATCCCAGATCTGAGTGTGTAATGATAAATCTATCGTCTGGATGTGTTACCTCTACCGTGATATCTCTCAAACTTCTCTGCCAGATCTTCCCGGTTCATCCTCCTCAGGATCCTCAGTGTGATCTCCACAACTCCCTCAGGGCCGTACCTCTTCAGCATCTGATCCACAATGACCTGTCTGTCATTGTTCTCCAGCTGAGTTTTTGGGATGGGAGGAAAGCCAGTCAGGTAAGGTGGAAGCTGTTTGCTTGGAGTCAGTTCCTGCTGTAATATCTTCAGCTCGTCTGTGCTCAGCTCCTCCAGAGTGGCCAGCAGCAGAGCTTCTATTTTCTTCTCTGTAGGTTTCTAAGAAAACAACAACAGAACAGATTGAATTTTAATTTGGTGACAACCCTTTCTGTCAGTCTATCTGTCTCCATGACTTCTACCAGATGTGGGTTATGTTAACCTaaacatcccctctcctcctcaccgtGACCAGCTCATATCTGTCCTTTGTGATTCCAGTGTCTTTGCTGCCTGCTGCCTCTCTGTCCAAGGCTCTAGAACGTCTAGACAGATGGacatgtttcttctctctctcttcatcattgCCAGTGTCTGATGAGTCGCtccaccattttgtttctgttgtAGATACAGCTATAGAAGATAAAGTGAAGAGAGATAATGGTGTTGTTGTCTCATGACATTTTCCTGTTTATCTACAATGATCAATCTACATCATGTTGTCTTCGTTTAAGCAATTACAaggagcctgtcctcctataactCCCCCAACCAGCCTCCTCTGGCTTAGACCTACACTGAACTGTGATTGTGATGTATAGATTGATGTACATTATTGTTATATTACCTCTAGTGTGATCTCTCTGTAACTTCTCTGCTAGGTCTACCCGCTTCATCCCCCTCAGGATCCTCAGTGTGATCTTCACAGCTCTCTCAGGGCCGTATCTCTTCACCATCTGATCCACTGTGACCTGTCTGTCAGTGTTCTCCAGCTGGCTCTCTGAGATGGGAGGAAAGCCAAGCGGCTGGACACTAGTCAGGTtagactgaaatgttttcagcTGTTCTTCAGTGAGTCCCTCCAGACTGGTCAGCAGCAGAGCTGGAACAGTCCATATCTGGGGTCTCTAAAAAGGTGACAAGATTTAAAGAAGGAATAGAAATACTGGTTACTGATACAAAGAACATGaatatagccacacacacacaaacatcctaATTTCTCTGACAGATAATTTTTTCAAATGAGAGGGTGTTAGCGTGTTGTGCATGTGCACCAATCCTCTCACCTGTAAGCTGTGCTGTACTGAGGAGGGAAGGAACCTGGAAGGCTTCTCCATGACAACACTGGGTGGATAGAGTGCTTGGGAGAAGACAGGGCTGGAATCTGGAGTTATGGATGAAAATATTGATTTGTGATAAGAGCCTGAGTGACCAAAGGGACTCCCTTGGGGCATAGGGTCTccctgagcgagagagagcgatatatatatattagctgGTTAACTTTGATCCTACATTACAACATTACTGAAACTAAATGTTAACAATCTGGGGTGATCTTTGTGTAAATCTCTATCACTCAATATCCCAGATCTGAGTGTGTAATGATAAATCTATCGTCTGGATGTGTTACCTCTACCGTGATATCTCTCAAACTTCTCTGCCAGATCTTCCCGGTTCATCCTCCTCAGGATCCTCAGTGTGATCTCCACAACTCCCTCAGGGCCGTACCTCTTCAGCATCTGATCCACTATGAGCTGTCTGTCATTGTTCTCCAGCTGAGTTTTTGGGATGGGAGGAAAGCCAGTCAGGTAAGGTGGAAGCTGTTTGCTTGGAGTCAGTTCCTGCTGTAATATCTTCAGCTCGTCTGTGCTCAGCTCCTCCAGAGTGGCCAGCAGCAGAGCTTCTATTTTCTTCTCTGTAGGTTTCTAAGAAAACAACAACAGAACAGATTGAATTTTAATTTGGTGACAACCCTTTCTGTCAGTCTATCTGTCTCCATGACTTCTACCAGATGTGGGTTATGTTAACCTaaacatcccctctcctcctcaccgtGACCAGCTCATATCTGTCCTTTGTGATTCCAGTGTCTTTGCTGCCTGCTGCCTCTCTGTCCAAGGCTCTAGAACGTCTAGACAGATGGacatgtttcttctctctctcttcatcattgCCAGTGTCTGATGAGTCGCtccaccattttgtttctgttgtAGATACAGCTATAGAAGATGAAGTGAAGAGAGATAATGGTGTTGTTGTCTCATTACATTTTCTTGTTTATCTACAATTATCAATCTACATTGTGTTGTCTTCGTTTAAGCCTCCTCTGGCTTAGACCTTCACTGAACTGTGATGGTGATGTATAGATTGATGTACATTATTATTATGTTACCTCTAATGTGATCTCTCTGTAACTTCTCTGCCAGATCATCCAGATTCATCCTCCTCAGGATCTTCAGTGTGTTCCTCACAGCTCCCTCATGGTCGTATCTCTTCACAATCTGATCCACTGTGACCTGTCTGTCAGTGTTATCCAGGTGTCTCTCTGGGATGGGAGGAAAGTCTAACATCCTGCCACTAGTCAGGTaaaactgaaatgtcttcagcTGTTCTTCAGTGAGCTCCTCCAGAGTGGTCAGCAGCAGAGCTGGAACAGCCAATATTTGGTGTCTCTAAAAAGGTGACAAGATATAAGTGAAGGGATAGAAATACTGACTACTGATATAAAGAACATGaacatagccacacacacacacacacacacacacacacacacacacacacacacacacacacacacacacactcatttctCTAACATTGCAAGATTACATTTTAAAATGAGAGGGTGTTTGTAGGGATGCAGCCTGACCTCCAACACTCATAGTTACATGAGATATtagtttgttttgactgtgtgtgtactaTATCATTTCAtactgtagaactgactatgacagtgagtacaggtggtgtaacatatgagggtagaactgtagaactgactatgacagtgagtacaggtgatgtaacatatgagggtagaactgtctatgacagtgagtacaggtgatgtaacatatgagggtagaactgtagaactgactatgacagtgagtacaggtgatgtaacatatgagggtagaactgtagaactgactatgacagtgagtacaggtgatgtaacatatgagggtagaactgactatgacagtgagtacaggtgatgtaacatatgagggtagaactgtagaactgactatgacagtgagtacaggtgatgtaacatatgagggtagaactgtctatgacagtgagtacaggtgatgtaacatat
Protein-coding sequences here:
- the LOC109887372 gene encoding uncharacterized protein LOC109887372 isoform X4, which translates into the protein MDPSKEVAASVKDRMPAGEESEEPSSELPSTSSGMLTESVEEHDLETKISMLEKKLGFMKKSFMLDVPALLLTSLEELTEEQLKKFQSSGSICVFPLIPESQLENTDRQDTVVQMVKRYGPEGAVRNTLKILRRIKRDDVAQKLERDHTRAATWRRDSSDSDTWRRRKKHEAMRKKKKKKKKKEKRSFMLDVPALLLTGLEELTEEQLKIFQISLTTVQLPDFPPIPESQLENTDRQNTVDQMVKRYGPEGAVRNTWRILRRMNLDDLAEKLERYYSRGIPTKDYKSLVHPRPKSSLSHLYNAIHPSPSSSSSILPSGSSKELLSLTTGSSGQLSSQKTLDGSSLLLTSLEEMNPHELNRAWLPGSPLIPESQLENTDRQVTVDQMMKRYDPEEAMRIPFGNLKWRKRVDLAEKLERYHTRGIPTKDYKSLVQPRPFYSSLPTRFSSSSSFLPSGSSKELLSLTTGSSGQLSSQRHQILAVPALLLTTLEELTEEQLKTFQFYLTSGRMLDFPPIPERHLDNTDRQVTVDQIVKRYDHEGAVRNTLKILRRMNLDDLAEKLQRDHIRAVSTTETKWWSDSSDTGNDEEREKKHVHLSRRSRALDREAAGSKDTGITKDRYELVTKPTEKKIEALLLATLEELSTDELKILQQELTPSKQLPPYLTGFPPIPKTQLENNDRQLIVDQMLKRYGPEGVVEITLRILRRMNREDLAEKFERYHGRDSSPVFSQALYPPSVVMEKPSRFLPSSVQHSLQRPQIWTVPALLLTSLEGLTEEQLKTFQSNLTSVQPLGFPPISESQLENTDRQVTVDQMVKRYGPERAVKITLRILRGMKRVDLAEKLQRDHTRAVSTTETKWWSDSSDTGNDEEREKKHVHLSRRSRALDREAAGSKDTGITKDRYELVTKPTEKKIEALLLATLEELSTDELKILQQELTPSKQLPPYLTGFPPIPKTQLENNDRQVIVDQMLKRYGPEGVVEITLRILRRMNREDLAEKFERYHGRGKKKRTSEEPSWPGLVSRGEKIEEHCVPFLGRAPFLIKLKKTPKLEMDFSTIPGSQLEMANSLNTEVSVNTQENTQENTQRIDDEELRSENDSPPFLDHHHMSSPEEFTPEIHDQDNRGEYRFQCPSAGLFQCSITGLVFRMEGEGEVLYRTVHWDMRLLSQRGKRPAGPLFMFTCLKGSVCQLHLPHCEIYNSGGCDFLSVAHVTDDDIIEFLPPLETTETHVIINISGFSAYGEVKDEDSPTVPIRALVLLFYKPPVVPKKRSILNVLLLPRNVVIREVQEEWKRRNGDKYIYIETNPRCQLTPNKEYELFTDLTDEYLIQPKPHQQMSPLQFQLFPLQTLLPTPLPPLVEPSSEDTEWL
- the LOC109887372 gene encoding uncharacterized protein LOC109887372 isoform X5 — protein: MDPSKEVAASVKDRMPAGEESEEPSSELPSTSSGMLTESVEEHDLETKISMLEKKLGFMKKSFMLDVPALLLTSLEELTEEQLKKFQSSGSICVFPLIPESQLENTDRQDTVVQMVKRYGPEGAVRNTLKILRRIKRDDVAQKLERDHTRAATWRRDSSDSDTWRRRKKHEAMRKKKKKKKKKEKRSFMLDVPALLLTGLEELTEEQLKIFQISLTTVQLPDFPPIPESQLENTDRQNTVDQMVKRYGPEGAVRNTWRILRRMNLDDLAEKLERYYSRGIPTKDYKSLVHPRPKSSLSHLYNAIHPSPSSSSSILPSGSSKELLSLTTGSSGQLSSQKTLDGSSLLLTSLEEMNPHELNRAWLPGSPLIPESQLENTDRQVTVDQMMKRYDPEEAMRIPFGNLKWRKRVDLAEKLERYHTRGIPTKDYKSLVQPRPFYSSLPTRFSSSSSFLPSGSSKELLSLTTGSSGQLSSQRHQILAVPALLLTTLEELTEEQLKTFQFYLTSGRMLDFPPIPERHLDNTDRQVTVDQIVKRYDHEGAVRNTLKILRRMNLDDLAEKLQRDHIRAVSTTETKWWSDSSDTGNDEEREKKHVHLSRRSRALDREAAGSKDTGITKDRYELVTKPTEKKIEALLLATLEELSTDELKILQQELTPSKQLPPYLTGFPPIPKTQLENNDRQLIVDQMLKRYGPEGVVEITLRILRRMNREDLAEKFERYHGRDSSPVFSQALYPPSVVMEKPSRFLPSSVQHSLQRPQIWTVPALLLTSLEGLTEEQLKTFQSNLTSVQPLGFPPISESQLENTDRQVTVDQMVKRYGPERAVKITLRILRGMKRVDLAEKLQRDHTRAVSTTETKWWSDSSDTGNDEEREKKHVHLSRRSRALDREAAGSKDTGITKDRYELVTKPTEKKIEALLLATLEELSTDELKILQQELTPSKQLPPYLTGFPPIPKTQLENNDRQVIVDQMLKRYGPEGVVEITLRILRRMNREDLAEKFERYHGRGKKKRTSEEPSWPGLVSRGEKIEEHCVPFLGRAPFLIKLKKTPKLEMDFSTIPGSQLEMANSLNTEVSVNTQENTQENTQRIDDEELRSENDSPPFLDHHHMSSPEEFTPEIHDQDNRGEYRFQCPSAGLFQCSITGLVFRMEGEGEVLYRTVHWDMRLLSQRGKRPAGPLFMFTCLKGSVCQLHLPHCEIYNSGGCDFLSVAHVTDDDIIEFLPPLETTETHVIINISGFSAYGEVKDEDSPTVPIRALVLLFYKPPVVPKKRSILNVLLLPRNVVIREVQEEWKRRNGDKYIYIETNPRCQLTPNKEYELFTDLTDEYLIQPKFQLFPLQTLLPTPLPPLVEPSSEDTEWL